GGCGGCAGTACCTCTAATGGAGACGACTTTCTGCGATGGGATAAAAACTTTCAAGGTAAAAGCCGACGCGGTAGAGAAGCGCCTTGCTTGCTTGGAGAAGGAACACGTGGAATCAATCCACTGCAACTAATGGCAGTGGAGCGACCTCTTCCTTCGACAGTGATAGTGTTGTTTCCACTAAAAGCGGCAGCAATAACAGAGCCTTGGCGGAAGCTGTGCAGCCATGCATCGAACCGTGGAAACGCAGCCAGCAGCATCAGTAGTGGTGTGGCCAGACAAAGAAGCTCCAGAGACGCATCTTGCGGCATTGACAGTAATGCAGCAAGGTGCACCAGTGGCAGAGACACTAGAAGGAGCAGCAGCGCAGGACAAGTTAGGTGGGGAAACCTCATCTGTGGTGGAGATCGCTCCAGCAGCGCTGGCGAAGCCCAACCCAGAGGTGACGGTATGAAACAGAGGAGCATAACAGAAGTGGCAGATCAGATAGAACTACCACATGTTGTTACAACCAACGCAGAGGGCAGCATCCACAAGGCAGCACTGATTCCCATTGGCAGCAACAATAGGCAATGCAACCTCCAAGACCCTCAGTTCAACAACTGGGCCAGCTCAAGACGATGACTTCAATATGTGTAAACTAGGAGAAAGTCCAACAGTGCACAAAACAACTTGTGCAGTTGTATGCTTGTATTTGCATGGCAGTATAGAGCTTAAGGAACGAACCAGAAGAAGTGCTGGCCGGTGCTAATCCATGCATTGGGGAACGTGTCCGGTGCACCCgcacttgtggtgctaccggtgcaccggatgccatagaatatttttaaaaatccggaaaaaaaaatctaacacgttaacacaacatcaatgtatCATGTCACAAAATTTCGTAtagaaatttgaaatattttttgagatacaaaaatgacaaatttgacatcagtgtgataatgggccaaatctaaagcccaagttatgttatgtactattcagtgttgaatttgtcatttttgttttcgAGTTATGTTGGGAATTTTGACTCAAAATTTTGTGATAACCTACATTGATGTTGTGTGAGTGTGctaatttttttctgaattttttgaacattttaaaaacaAATATGAGTTTGGTGCACCGGTAGCACACCACAAGCTCCGGTGCACCAGATATGTTCCCCATGCATTGCATACATAAGGCAACCAAATCTGAGTTTAATTCTCCTGCTACATGTCAGTTTGAAGACAAACCACAACCCCACGAGCTTCAGTGGGAACGGGCTCAGCTCTCCATTTTCATGGCAGACCACAACAGGAAGACGGAAACATCACACTTCATTGATGTGGGGCCACCTTCGGCAGAAACCATGTCTTCCAGACCACCACCAGAGCAGCTCAAGGATGGCTGCTTGTCAAGGGGACAGTAGTTGTTATGTGCAAAATAGAGATCGTTTAGAACCTTTTGAATTGTTACTTGGGGGTCAAGTACTCAAGTAAGCCCTCCCAGATAAGGGACACCACATCCACACGTATCAATTATCAATCAAGAAATAAAGACACTTTTATCAATTGGCTATATCCCACATTCGTCCTCCTACTCCCCTATCCTCTACGCCATGCCACTGGGTCATCTTCATTTCAGCTGTTACCTTATCTGTCTCCATGGGAGTATCATTACTAAATTTGGGCACTATCAGATCAAGTTAaggcatgccatgaaatgcaaatgCATGCTTTTCTGACTTCCTTAGAAATCACGTATGAGATAAACAATTAAGGAAAGCTTTACCTCCAAACTGGTATGAGGATTTAATGTTAGGATCAGCCTTCTTACACCGGTACACATCCTGAGAACATGGAATAAGCTGGCTCCACAGGCATGTCCATGTGCTATTACACTAATGCTCAATAATGAAATGACTGGGAGCATTGTCATATCCTCCATCAAGTATTGCCTGTTACTTAGGTCCTGCAGATTTCTAAGATGTCACAAAAAAAAGGTTGTACATTGGAATATATAATAGTTGTAAAAGAAGTAGAACACATGGTCTTGTAAACTGTGATTAGCACATGGAAAAAGGTTGTTATAAGCTAACAAGTTCACTTTGGATTTCTATTACACAAAACCTGTGCATAGTAAGCCTAGCTCTAAAGACACAAAAACAAAACTCAATGCTGATTTTCTATATCAAATCTAAACATTTTTGGCACGGTGGGGGCATTCAAGGTGTAACCTTGATAGATGTCTTACCTGTTCATGACGCTACCCATTCTCTAGCTAGATTCATGATAAAGGGGTAGTGCTCAAGCTGGATTATGAGAAAGCTTTTGACACGGTCAATTTAGATTTCGTAGATGAGCTCAAAATTAGGGGATTTGGTTGCAAATGGTTAGGTTGGATCCATAAGTAGCCGTGTTAGTGTAAATTTTCTATTCACGGACGGTCACGGACATGCAGACGCCGTCCGCTTGCATCCCTATCCATAAGATCACCCACAAAGGTGGTGTTAAACCGAACTATGCTGATAGTGATGTCTTTGTCACTGGTAAGGGTCTTAGGCAGGGGGGTTCCCTTTCCCCTCTGCTCTTTAATCTAGTTGTTCTCAGGATGCTATCTAGAGCTGCTAGTACTGGGCTGATCAGAGGGCTTTGCCACTCTGTGTGTCCTGGAGGTGATTAGTctccaatatgcagatgatactatCATGTTTGTAGATAGAGACCCTGTCTTAGCAACCAATTTGAAATGGGTTCTAATCTGTTTCGAAAGGTCTCAGGGATGAAAATTAACTATGATAAGAGTGAAATGATTCCCCTGAATACGGAAGCTCATGAGATAGATAGTTTAGCTGGTATCTTTGGGTGCCCTGTTGGTGCTTCCCAATCAAGTGCCTAGGTGTGCCTTTGCATTTCGATAAGCTGTCAAGGGAAGACCTTCAACCCATTATTGACAAGATCCTTAAGAGGATAGCTGGCTGAAGAGGGAAGCTTTTAACCTATAAAGGGAGAATTATTTTGATCAGAACTTGTTTAGCTAGCATCCTGTCTACCTTTTCTCATTCTTAAAGTTCCCTAAATGGGCTTATTGATATGATCAATTCCCAATTGCCTATGGAATGACTTTGAAGGCCATAAGAAGATCCATTTAGCCCACTGGCAACTAGTATGTATGAAACAGGAATTTGGAGGTTAAGGTATACCTAACCTGCATAACTTTAACATCTGCCTTTTAGGATCTTGGATTAAGAGGAATATGGCCGGTGAGGGAAAGATTTGGAGAAGCATAGTTGATACCTGGTTTTCTTCCCCTAACATTATCTGTAGTGACTCTGTGGGAGCCTCTACTTTCTTGAAAGGGGTCGTGTGGGCTGCAAAAGAAGTTACATTTGGTTCTAGGTGGGCAGTAGGTGATGGTAAGAATatcaggttctgggaagatacctgGTTTGGGTCTTCTCCATTAACTGTTCATTACTGGGACCTTTACTGCATTTGCAGAGAGCAGTGCAATACCATACAGCAAGTGTGGGATGGTCATTCTATCAAGCTCTCATTTAGGAGGATATTTAATCATAATTTGATGAATCCGTGGTTTGAACTAGATTGTCAAAAGTCTCTAATTTGGCAATATGAAAGATCTAGGCAGCATTCTTCTAGTTCTTTGTATTCCACCACTAAGTATTGAACAGTGAAGAACAACGAAGATTCAGTGAGCTCTGACTCAGCAAGATACACAAGTGAAAATTTTGCACCAGTTATTCTGGAATGCCACCATCATCTAGATGATTATGTACCACCCCGAACACAAGTGAGAATTTTGCACCAGCTATTGTCAAATGCCACAATCACCCAAATGACACATTCCTTTCCTTACAAAACCTATGTTTTCTTCCTTATCTATTGACTTGCTAGCATGTTACAAGTGACTGCATAACTCCAAATAAGAGAAGGATGAACTCACCCGCTGATAGTTCAGTGTAAGTCTCAAACTGTGGATGGCCTTAAAGTGCCGGAAGAGCCTCATCAAATCGCGATTGTGTTCAATGCCACTTGGTCCATATACAACATAAAAGCTTGTGCCCAGCCATTGAAGACGTGTCATCCTGCCAAACTGAACAGAGACTGGATCATAAGCATCACCCCACTCAAGCGACACCAGCCGAGGGGTTGAGATGGTGGCAACCGCTTGACTTGGATTAGGGGCATTAGCAAAGCTGTAGAAGACAGTTAACTCTTTGAGTGCCGGCGCCACAACAGTGAGGCGCTGCAGGCCATGCAATTTCCTGAGCTTTATTGTCATTAGAGACTCCGAATGTATGGTGAAATTGTCCAGGCCCCGGGCATCGCAGAGAGTGAGTTCTCGCAAGGCCGGGCACCGCGGAGAGGAGAGGGCGTCCCCGAGCTGGCACGGACCGTGTAGCCTGAAGTGAACAAGGCAGAGATTGGTGAGCCGGGTGAATACCCCGGTAGGCGGCGCCGCGAGGCCGAGAAACCCCAGGTGGAGCGAGAGCAAGGTGGCGTTCTTGAAGCAGGGCAGCTCAAAGGCCCCTCTTTCTCCGGCATCGTCCCGCCCACCATTCTGCTGCACCTTGTTGTCGAAGAACAGATCGCCGGAGAGGCGGCGTGAAGCAATTGGGAGCCAGGCCGCCATGGATTCGGCAGGGGCGTCCTGGACGAAGACAACGAGGTGATGGAGGGTCGGCGCTTCATGGGCAGCGAGGGCGGGGGCTATAAGGTGGGGTGCGGTGTATCCGGGGAAGTAGACCTGCGGGAGAAGGGCCCAGAGGCGGCGCCAGCGGCGGGAGAGGAGACTGGttcgggcggcggcgggggaaTCGCGGAGCGTGTGAAGGATGTGGAGAACCAAGTCATCGGGCAGCGCGCTGAGGAGGTGGTcggtgcctccgccgccgccggcgagcctgGTTCGCTTGGCGGCGGTTTTGCCGTCGCCGTGCTCCATGGAGGAGGGATCTGTCTCACATGTCTCGCTGTACTCTTGAGTTGGGAGTATGGACGGCTATCAGGATCTGCTAACTGGACAGTGGCTAGAACAGCAGATTCAGAAGGAAAAATGGGAAGTGGTGGACTCCGGTACATGATTGTGAGGAAACTATGGCGAATTTCAGATACACCTATGCCAGCGAGAACATGGCGGCGGGTTTATACTGATCAATGAGATCAATAATTTTGATGATACAAAACatgttcaaaaattctgaaaataccTGGAGACACACATCCATATTTGATTTACAAGCTCAAAAAGTATCAGCTGCTAATTCAAACTACACTTAGAGAACCAAAAAAAATAAAGTTAGATATGAATGGTGTCAAATACTATTCACCCAAAGGTGTCACTATTCATAGTCGGATTTGTTTTTCAAATCTCTAACTGAGATTGCGTTTTTAGCTGAGTTTTTTTAGCTGTAGACATAGCCCGCAGGTTGTTACaaaattttttttagaatttttttgattGTCTAAGGTGGCTGCTACGAATCAGCTAGATGATTTCCTGGCTAAATCATCAGCCTGGACAACCGCCGGATCAGCGTGCTGGTGGTCCTTCGATGCAGCACGCCACGGCTGCAGCGCTACCAGCTTTAATGCAGCGCTGCTTTCCCCGAGAAAGCTCCACTGCAGCATAGTACAAGCGCAACCATAGCTCCAACGGAGCACCGACGGCGTCctgcgaagctccattgcagctccGGTGGAGCTCCAACGCAGCACCGACGGCatccggcgaagctccattgcagctccGGTGGAGCTCCAACGCAACACCGACGGCgtccggcgaagctccattgcaacttcgacgaagctccattgcagccccgGCTATGCTTCCAGCGGCCTGGTGTTGCTCCATTTCAACACCGACGTGCTCCCAACAGCTTCAAATCCACATCGGGAGTTGCAGCGCCCACCGTCGGCAACTCCTCGCGGTCACCGTCGCAGCCGCCGCACACTCCATTGCAGCTCAGGGAGCCACGCACGCTGCTTCAAACGAAGCCCCGACGGCCATGTGCGGATGCTCCTCATCAGAACAGCAGCAGCTCCGGCGGCCATGGCAGGCGGTGGTCGCGCGTCGAAGCTTCCGCCCATTCATGGCAGCACCAGTCGTAGCCAAGCGGTGCCATGTGCAGCAGCAACGCTCCATTGCCCCAGGGGTGAGAAAGGGCAGGAAGAGAGGGGAGCTCTCGGGACGGAGTAGAGCAAAGCGCGGCCATGGTAGTGGCGactatagagagagagagagaggatctgCACGAGGAAGACGACGGGAGCGCGAGAAAATTGCGTGGATGTGGCTTCCCTGTGTGGGATAAGGTACAGATGGGGAGCACTGCGTGGGCCAGCCAGGGACGCGTGTCAATCGTTGGACGCGGCTTGTGTCTCGTTATTATCATCCGGTTTAAAACAAACATTTTCCATTGTCTAAATATGAAAATTTGGTGTTGATCCTacatgaaagtgctagttatcgactagaggggggtgaataggcgatttttatgaaagtcttcaaaacatggaagtttcaaagacaaacgataaaaatgaacctattaacatgcagcggaaggtagactacactagacaggccatagtcaagtaagtaatgaagctaaagcacgaagactagtagtagctaggtagtatggatcaagatggaagagagtatgaagccaaacacaatagtcgtcacacagtgaagtcaaacagatcaggcaggcatgcaaatgacttcacgaagacaaactgtaagtaaagagagggagaagatagaaccagttgcttggtgaggacaaggatttgttggaccagttccagttgctgtgacaactgtacgtctggttagggaggctgagattcaactcagaagaccgcgtcttcaccttattccccttgagctaaggacacttagtcctcgcccaatcactctggtaagtcttcaaggtagacttccaaaccttcacagacttcgttcaccggcaatccacaatgactcttggatgctctgaacgcgacgcctaaccggctggaggattcacggtcctcaagtgtaacaagtcttcaggtcacccggacagaaagacttcagtgatgcctaatactctttgggctctgggtgttttgggctttgtcctcgcaaggatctctctctcaaatgcttcggaggtgggttgctctcaaacgacaaaagctgtgtactaactctgagcagccaccaatttatggtgtagggggtgggctatttatagccactaggcaaccccacctgatttgtccgaaatgaccctgggacactaaggaactgacacgtgttccaacggtcagatttcaaacacacgcgacagcttaacttgggctacaagtaaagctgactcatccagctctggataagatttgctctcattgtcttcgctcgaagacataggatttggttgagcatcacttcagtcactctgactttgttcacttggaccccacttaacagtacggtggttcctatgactcaacaaagaagaaaaggaaactacgaaacagctatgtcttcgcactccatagtcttcacgtgaatgtcttctcgagtcataatcttcgttgtgaatatcttcacataccaccattgtcttcaatgtcttcacacatttttaggggtcacctccgataggtaaactgaatcaatgagggactactacctgtgttatcctgcaattctcacaaacacattaatccctcaaccaggtttgtcgtcaatactccaaaaccaactaggggtggcactagatacacttacaatctccccctttttggtgattgatgacaaactggttgaagttttcaacgggataaaagtatgtgaaattgtaaaggattaagatattgtcttcataagtagcaaaaggctccgcctgaagatgtgcatataagtattttgcttttgaatgcaaatgcacatggcaggttgtacttgtggagatcctcttcaactaatgaagacaattcatcatgcatgaaaggatataacgaaggtaatgacatgcacaatgaaaaatggacgtctgcgaaatgatttcatgcgggatttatcatcgcacatgcggaatttatcgtcgcatcacagaatagcagaaaaagtagcagacgaccatcaagtttaagtgttacaactcaaagaaccaaatgtatcaaaagcgagagttgtaagcacttggcaaaagtatagcaaccacccatatggacccgcttgaagactatcaactcatatgcttctcccccttttgtcagtaaggaccaaaaaggtttgaagacatagagcctctactcgttcccatgaggagtaggtgaagcagcagggtcgatcgttgaggttcggtggtgtagaagaacttggtgcagtgtcgatgtgtGGTGACGTTGTAGTtggcgaagtagcatcatcttcatcatcgatgactcttgcattgacagttgccgcagaggaggagtactcagaatcttcgagtgagggagtccgacgcaagacaacattcctgggaggaggggaatcaaacttgaatctctctgtgaagccatcttgttgaagatcatcttcagagcttaTCAGTGTCAGACCCTTCCACgtccgccgacaggtttcatgagtgacaaatgcattcttggtggcaaggttgcgaatgcgattaacatccaccaagaggctttgcatctgacacttcaaccagtcatgatgcttatcctgtttttgatgcagggcaacgagaagctctcggtcattgagaacacgagaacgcttccgaggcctttgagcaattgtgctttcagtggcttcagtatgggcacgatgaggtgcacgtgtattgccagccaaaggataaacacgagtagcAGCAAGAacgccttcaatgggttgagtgaagctttggtgatcggcgttgtgaagataaattggctccttggcaggctctgggtagatggcttcgacagacatatcaacctctggcaagaatatgagatgattgcgcgcagaggctgatagttgacagcagaatgaagcttgatgaggcgcattacccatggagcataaaacttcagaccaaataaatcagagccagatgcagccaattgcctgatgaagaagtcttgagcattgaagctgatgccattgaagatatagaaaaccaatgtcttcattgctccttcaagcttcactgcaggagaatgtcctttgataggccatagagttctcctgatgatatgataaatagtgcggggcagatactctaggtcttcaacaaagaattcccttggatattcagcgtcgcgtggcagtggcttcatcatgctcagcatttggctcatgtttggctcgggcttctggaagatgctctccagagcattgcggtgaagctgacaaccaggttcatatagttcacctggagtgggcaaggcagtgagctcaataatatcaagagctttggcttcgtggtgtacattgcctgtcatccactcaaggatccatgtcttcggatcctgGTTGTAGCCGCGAATGTAGAGGGTGGCATataattgtagcagaagctcttcgttccaatgctctttatcagtcacaaattatagcagaccagcatctctgaaacaatcaagtgcttcttccaagcagggcaggccagcaatagcttcgcagtctagacgcatatggggaaagatgcgcccttgatcgtaaagaacacaagaatagtaattgcgctgctgatagctccagaaccgatcagatgaaattcttggcttcgagtatgggttcttgtcgctatcaaag
This region of Triticum aestivum cultivar Chinese Spring chromosome 2D, IWGSC CS RefSeq v2.1, whole genome shotgun sequence genomic DNA includes:
- the LOC123052922 gene encoding putative F-box/LRR-repeat protein At3g44090 isoform X1, yielding MEHGDGKTAAKRTRLAGGGGGTDHLLSALPDDLVLHILHTLRDSPAAARTSLLSRRWRRLWALLPQVYFPGYTAPHLIAPALAAHEAPTLHHLVVFVQDAPAESMAAWLPIASRRLSGDLFFDNKVQQNGGRDDAGERGAFELPCFKNATLLSLHLGFLGLAAPPTGVFTRLTNLCLVHFRLHGPCQLGDALSSPRCPALRELTLCDARGLDNFTIHSESLMTIKLRKLHGLQRLTVVAPALKELTVFYSFANAPNPSQAVATISTPRLVSLEWGDAYDPVSVQFGRMTRLQWLGTSFYVVYGPSGIEHNRDLMRLFRHFKAIHSLRLTLNYQRDLSNRQYLMEDMTMLPVISLLSISVIAHGHACGASLFHVLRMCTGVRRLILTLNPHTSLEVQTCPVGCICDQPLNWRSEELVLDCLEDVEIRGLRGTEWEVALVERLFGWSTALKTVNITFFRLMTESRAKELRQMLLRFSSPDTCMTF
- the LOC123052922 gene encoding putative FBD-associated F-box protein At5g56400 isoform X2, translating into MEHGDGKTAAKRTRLAGGGGGTDHLLSALPDDLVLHILHTLRDSPAAARTSLLSRRWRRLWALLPQVYFPGYTAPHLIAPALAAHEAPTLHHLVVFVQDAPAESMAAWLPIASRRLSGDLFFDNKVQQNGGRDDAGERGAFELPCFKNATLLSLHLGFLGLAAPPTGVFTRLTNLCLVHFRLHGPCQLGDALSSPRCPALRELTLCDARGLDNFTIHSESLMTIKLRKLHGLQRLTVVAPALKELTVFYSFANAPNPSQAVATISTPRLVSLEWGDAYDPVSVQFGRMTRLQWLGTSFYVVYGPSGIEHNRDLMRLFRHFKAIHSLRLTLNYQRVQTCPVGCICDQPLNWRSEELVLDCLEDVEIRGLRGTEWEVALVERLFGWSTALKTVNITFFRLMTESRAKELRQMLLRFSSPDTCMTF